From a single Miscanthus floridulus cultivar M001 chromosome 8, ASM1932011v1, whole genome shotgun sequence genomic region:
- the LOC136475340 gene encoding uncharacterized protein — protein sequence MPRHLALHAIAAALPAASGPGSHLGPAVAAAAAFLAVCALALALCASHSSPGPAGRLRRALASVSRRRTEPVIAAMHQVQPGGGEASPCVWQKGILMGGKCQLPDFSGVINYDPAGNLIAPARPGRAVPAAIGLGW from the coding sequence ATGCCGCGCCACCTCGCGCTCCACGCGATCGCCGCCGCGCTGCCAGCGGCGTCAGGGCCAGGCAGCCACCTCGGCCCCGCGGTGGCCGCCGCGGCAGCTTTCCTGGCCGTGTgcgcgctggcgctggcgctgtGCGCGTCGCACTCGTCGCCGGGGCCAGCTGGGCGGCTACGGCGCGCCCTGGCCAGCGTGAGCCGGCGGCGGACAGAGCCGGTCATCGCGGCCATGCACCAGGTGCAGCCCGGCGGCGGGGAGGCGTCGCCGTGCGTCTGGCAGAAGGGCATCCTCATGGGCGGCAAGTGCCAGCTCCCCGACTTCTCCGGCGTCATCAACTACGACCCCGCCGGCAACCTCATCGCGCCCGCCCGGCCTGGCCGCGCCGTGCCCGCCGCCATTGGGCTTGGCTGGTGA
- the LOC136476075 gene encoding ABC transporter A family member 8-like, translated as MMAARSTTMGAADFQSQADALFRKNLAIHRRACKANCRLILFPVLVCVLLGGLQTFMDNLFKNLGGDKPDCKGCDGRTGVRLSEDAVGGLSCSQSCPLPVAQRWPVVLLLPGNKGDALNFSALVEMDNKPPPCVSPESCTAPAKFLVTGGNKSFAQSLTGNMFPPHASPNLTTDISGLADYALATDGTGFGTNTYEAAFDTAALYFLQSKCTPKSTLSFLVQHGPKMVNKEARCTQALFEWRENSVVMNNELYKGFRESKTTERIEIVSAYDLTSSDLKHYNMIVQYNPEKSNMLRVARLLNLVILSSLVYEKQEKLRAMMKMHGLGDMAYWTISYCYFLLISSLYIFLLVTFGAIVGIKLFAVNSYMLQFLIYFIYMNLQISFAFLITTYFSNTTTANVTGHLYVIGSVFIGEYLFRPFVEDTSVSRSLITLMELFPPISLYRILYELSPPPSEGFFSDFSGVHLGDLSKPKNGILVLLIVMILEWPIFLFLTLYLDEFGCLRNGIRKLLTASRPDGSYQTLQKLSTQPQEFEASIEIDKTNILREREIVDRFLQQPDTNYSVIIDNVRKVYPPKDGNAEVVAVKGFSLSIQRGQCFGLLGSNGAGKTSLISMLTGFTKPTSGTAYIDGLDIRMDMSEIYTRIGVCPQFNLLWETLTGREHLMFYGRLKRLNGAALIEAAEQSLKALQIFEGGVADTLVSQYSGGMKRRLSVAISLIGDPKVVYLDEPSTGLDPASRSALWNALKFAKKDKAIILTTHSMEEAEALCDRIGIAAYGRLRCTGSSKELKAKYGGTFVFTVTAAAGEDEAVERLVRSICPAAKRTYHIAGTQKFELLKQGVKIAEVFRAMEQAKRSLNIAAWGLVDTTLEDVFIKVAC; from the exons ATGATGGCGGCGAGGTCGACGACGATGGGGGCGGCGGACTTCCAATCCCAGGCCGATGCGCTCTTCAGGAAAAACCTCGCGATCCAC AGGCGCGCTTGCAAGGCCAACTGCCGCCTCATCCTGTTCCCGGTGCTCGTCTGCGTCCTGCTCGGCGGGCTACAGACGTTCATGGACAACCTGTTCAAGAACCTGGGCGGCGACAAGCCCGATTGCAAGGGCTGCGACGGCCGCACCGGCGTGCGGCTCAGCGAGGACGCCGTCGGGGGCCTCTCTTGCTCCCAGTCCTGCCCGCTGCCGGTGGCGCAGCGATGGCCCGTCGTGCTGCTGCTTCCCGGCAACAAGGGGGATGCCCTTAACTTCTCCGCCCTGGTGGAAATGGACAATAAACCGCCGCCGTGCGTGAGCCCGGAGTCGTGCACGGCGCCGGCCAAGTTCCTCGTCACCGGCGGCAACAAGTCATTCGCACAAA GTCTCACGGGCAACATGTTCCCGCCACACGCCTCGCCGAACTTGACGACTGACATTTCCGGCTTGGCTGATTATGCGCTG GCAACTGATGGAACAGGTTTTGGCACTAATACTTATGAAGCCGCCTTTGATACGGCGGCCCTTTATTTTCTTCAGAGCAAATGCACTCCAAAATCAACACTTTCTTTCCTGGTCCAGCACGGTCCAAAAATGGTCAATAAAG AAGCAAGATGTACTCAAGCATTGTTTGAATGGCGAGAGAATTCAGTAGTCATGAACAATGAATTGTATAAAGGCTTCAGGGAAAGCAAGACCACGGAAAGGATAGAGATTGTTTCAG CATATGATCTCACAAGCTCAGACCTCAAGCACTATAACATGATTGTCCAATACAATCCTGAAAAATCAAACATGCTTCGGGTTGCGCGCTTATTGAATCTG GTCATCCTGAGCAGTTTAGTGTATGAGAAACAAGAGAAGCTAAGGGCTATGATGAAGATGCACGGTTTAGGTGATATGGCATATTGGACTATATCCTATTGCTACTTCCTTCTTATATCATCACTTTATATCTTCTTACTGGTTACATTTGGCGCCATTGTTG GTATAAAGTTATTTGCAGTGAATAGCTACATGCTACAATTCCTAATCTATTTTATCTACATGAATTTGCAAATTTCATTTGCTTTCCTTATAACAACATACTTTTCTAATACCACAACTGCTAATG TAACAGGACATCTCTATGTTATTGGGTCTGTCTTTATAGGAGAATATTTGTTCAGGCCTTTTGTCGAAGACACCTCTGTCTCAA GAAGCTTGATTACGTTGATGGAGTTGTTCCCACCGATTTCTTTGTACCGCATACTCTATGAGCTCTCTCCACCTCCATCAGAGGGATTTTTTTCAGACTTCTCCGGTGTACACTTGGGAGACTTGAGTAAACCAAAAAATGGAATTTTAGTCCTCCTGATCGTAATGATACTTGAGTGGCCTATATTTCTTTTCTTGACATTATATTTGGATGAATTTGGTTGCCTCCGAAATGGAATTAGAAAGTTGTTGACAGCTTCTCGCCCCGACGGGAGCTATCAGACCCTTCAGAAGCTATCCACACAACCTCAAGAATTTGAAGCTTCAATTGAAATTGACAAGACAAATATTTTGAGAGAG AGAGAGATAGTTGATAGATTCTTGCAACAACCAGATACCAATTATTCAGTCATAATCGATAACGTTAGGAAAGTGTACCCTCCAAAAGATGGAAATGCAGAGGTAGTTGCTGTCAAAGGCTTCTCACTTTCTATCCAACGCGGACAATGTTTTGGACTTCTTGGTTCAAATGGTGCCGGAAAAACCTCTCTCATTAGCATG CTGACTGGATTTACTAAACCTACATCTGGCACGGCTTATATTGATGGACTGGACATACGAATGGACATGAGCGAGATTTATACAAGAATAGGTGTTTGTCCACAATTCAA CTTACTATGGGAAACACTGACTGGCCGTGAGCATTTGATGTTCTATGGCAGACTAAAAAGATTGAACGGTGCTGCATTAATTGAG GCTGCAGAACAATCTCTAAAGGCACTACAGATATTTGAGGGTGGTGTTGCTGACACTCTGGTTTCACAATACAGCGGTGGCATGAAACGTCGTCTCAGCGTTGCTATATCCCTAATCGGCGACCCTAAG GTGGTTTACTTGGACGAACCAAGTACAGGATTGGATCCAGCATCAAGGAGTGCCTTATGGAACGCTTTGAAGTTTGCCAAGAAGGACAAAGCCATAATCCTCACAA CGCATTCCATGGAAGAGGCTGAGGCTCTATGCGACCGGATAGGAATAGCCGCCTATGGACGTCTCCGGTGCACCGGATCCTCCAAAGAG CTGAAGGCCAAGTACGGAGGCACGTTCGTGTTCacggtgacggcggcggcgggcgaggaCGAGGCGGTGGAGCGCCTGGTCCGGTCCATCTGCCCCGCCGCCAAGAGGACGTACCACATCGCCGGGACGCAGAAGTTCGAGCTGCTCAAGCAGGGGGTGAAGATCGCCGAGGTCTTCCGCGCCATGGAGCAGGCCAAGCGCTCGCTGAACATCGCCGCCTGGGGCCTGGTCGACACCACGCTGGAGGACGTCTTCATCAAGGTCGCTTGCTAA